Proteins from one Tenrec ecaudatus isolate mTenEca1 chromosome 8, mTenEca1.hap1, whole genome shotgun sequence genomic window:
- the MIX23 gene encoding protein MIX23: MAAPSGGVNCEEFAEFQELLKVMRTIDDRIVHELNTTVPTASFAGKIDASQTCKQLYESLMVAHSSRDRVIKNCIAQTSAVVTNLREEREKNLDDLTLLKQLRKEQTKLKWMQSELNVEEVVNDRSWKVFNERCRIHFKPPKKE; encoded by the exons ATGGCGGCGCCCAGTGGCGGTGTGAACTGCGAGGAGTTCGCCGAGTTCCAG GAATTACTCAAGGTGATGAGGACGATTGATGACAGAATAGTCCACGAATTAAACACTACGGTTCCAACAGCTTCATTTGCAGGGAAAATTGATGCCAGCCAAACCTGTAAACAACTCTATGAGTCG TTGATGGTCGCTCATTCCAGTAGGGACAGAGTCATAAAAAACTGTATAGCTCAGACCTCAGCAGTAGTAACAAACCTccgagaagagagagaaaagaatttgGATGATTTAACGTTATTAAAGCAACTTAGAAAAGAACAGACAAAG TTGAAATGGATGCAGTCAGAGCTGAATGTTGAAGAAGTGGTAAATGACAGGAGCTGGAAG GTGTTTAATGAACGCTGCCGAATTCACTTCAAGCCTCCAAAGAAAGAATAG